The Phytohabitans houttuyneae genome has a segment encoding these proteins:
- a CDS encoding DNA gyrase/topoisomerase IV subunit B: MTETLYGADDLTHLEGLDAVRKRPGMYIGSTDSRGVNHLVNEILDNSTDEGVAGHASRVEVILHDDGSVQVDDDGRGIPTDVHARSGLSGVELVLTRLHAGGKFGGSGYKTSGGLHGVGASAVNALARRFDVTVRRDGKVHEMSFRYGEPGVFDGTGPDAPFTPQSGLRVTGRLRAGKPTGTSIRYWHDPRYFETGAALDVEAVRSKVRNTAFLVPTVTYVLTHAEGKDTFHFPNGLSDMVEFLAPAGDRPVCGTVLINGSGSYRENAADENGVMQSNVERKAEIEVALRWGTGYERTVECFTNTIRNLHGGTHRKGFERAATRALVEAVRNTRGLLKPKEDPPVLDDVLEGMTAVVHVRIPEPQFTSQTKDELSTAGITRVIQGVVEQQLKSWVDARKTKAEARTVLQKIVDAARVRLTQKQQKDAARRKTALEGASMPAKLVDCRSTGVERSELFIVEGDSALGTARLARSSEYQALLPIRGKILNVQKANLQQVLDNAECSAIVQVLGAGSGRTFDLTSLRYGRILIMADADVDGSHIRTLLITLFARYMRPVIEAGRLFAAMPPLHKVTTKGRDPKTIYTYTQAEMEGTVAKLEKSGKQVVTPVPRFKGLGEMDADELWDTTMNPATRSVRRITMQDVDAAERVLDLLMGDAVPPRRAWLIDQAARVDRDAIDA, translated from the coding sequence GTGACCGAGACCCTCTATGGCGCGGACGACCTCACGCACCTCGAGGGGCTCGACGCTGTCCGCAAGCGCCCCGGGATGTACATCGGCTCGACCGACAGCCGCGGCGTCAACCACCTGGTCAACGAGATCCTCGACAACTCCACCGACGAAGGCGTGGCCGGCCACGCCAGCCGGGTCGAGGTGATCCTCCACGACGACGGGTCGGTGCAGGTCGACGACGACGGGCGGGGCATCCCCACCGACGTCCACGCCCGCTCCGGCCTGTCCGGCGTGGAGCTGGTGCTGACCCGGCTGCACGCGGGCGGCAAGTTCGGCGGCTCCGGCTACAAGACCTCCGGCGGCCTGCACGGCGTCGGCGCCTCCGCGGTCAACGCGCTCGCCCGCCGCTTCGACGTCACCGTCCGGCGGGACGGCAAGGTCCACGAGATGTCCTTCCGCTACGGCGAGCCCGGCGTCTTCGACGGCACCGGGCCCGACGCGCCGTTCACCCCGCAGAGCGGCCTGCGCGTGACCGGCCGCCTCCGCGCAGGCAAACCCACCGGCACCTCCATCCGGTACTGGCACGACCCGCGCTACTTCGAGACCGGCGCCGCGCTCGACGTGGAGGCGGTGCGGTCCAAGGTGCGCAACACCGCGTTCCTCGTCCCCACCGTGACCTACGTGCTGACCCACGCCGAGGGCAAGGACACCTTCCACTTCCCCAACGGGCTCTCCGACATGGTGGAGTTCCTCGCCCCCGCCGGAGACCGGCCCGTCTGCGGCACCGTCCTGATCAACGGATCCGGGTCCTACCGGGAAAACGCCGCCGACGAAAACGGCGTCATGCAGTCCAACGTCGAGCGCAAGGCCGAGATCGAGGTCGCCCTCCGCTGGGGCACCGGCTACGAGCGCACCGTCGAGTGCTTCACCAACACCATCCGCAACCTGCACGGCGGCACCCACCGCAAGGGCTTCGAGCGGGCCGCGACCCGCGCCCTGGTCGAGGCCGTGCGCAACACGCGCGGCCTGCTCAAACCCAAAGAGGATCCGCCGGTACTCGACGACGTGCTCGAAGGCATGACCGCGGTCGTGCACGTGCGGATCCCGGAGCCGCAGTTCACCTCGCAGACCAAGGACGAGCTCTCCACCGCCGGCATCACCCGGGTCATCCAGGGCGTCGTGGAGCAGCAGCTGAAAAGCTGGGTCGACGCCCGCAAGACCAAGGCCGAGGCGCGCACCGTCCTGCAGAAGATCGTCGACGCGGCCCGCGTGCGGCTCACCCAGAAGCAGCAGAAGGACGCCGCCCGCCGCAAGACCGCCCTCGAAGGCGCGTCCATGCCGGCCAAGCTCGTCGACTGCCGCTCCACCGGCGTCGAGCGCAGCGAGCTGTTCATCGTCGAGGGCGACAGCGCGCTCGGCACCGCGCGGCTCGCCCGCTCCTCGGAGTACCAGGCACTGCTGCCCATCCGCGGCAAGATCCTCAACGTGCAGAAGGCCAACCTGCAGCAGGTCCTCGACAACGCCGAGTGCTCGGCGATCGTGCAGGTGCTCGGCGCCGGCTCCGGCCGCACGTTCGACCTCACCTCGCTGCGCTACGGCCGGATCCTCATCATGGCCGACGCCGACGTCGACGGCTCACACATCCGCACCCTGCTGATCACACTCTTCGCCCGCTACATGCGCCCGGTCATCGAGGCCGGCCGCCTCTTCGCCGCCATGCCGCCGCTGCACAAGGTCACCACCAAGGGGCGCGACCCGAAGACCATCTACACCTACACCCAGGCGGAGATGGAAGGCACGGTCGCCAAGCTGGAAAAGTCCGGCAAGCAGGTGGTCACGCCGGTGCCCCGGTTCAAGGGCCTCGGCGAGATGGACGCCGACGAGCTGTGGGACACCACGATGAACCCGGCCACCCGCTCCGTGCGCCGCATCACGATGCAGGACGTCGACGCGGCCGAGCGGGTGCTCGACCTGCTGATGGGCGACGCGGTGCCCCCGCGCCGCGCGTGGCTGATCGACCAGGCGGCACGCGTCGACCGCGACGCCATCGACGCGTAA